One Actinomadura viridis genomic region harbors:
- a CDS encoding serine/threonine-protein kinase, translating into MDGQATQSPADDVRPLEADDPRAVGGYPLLGRIGAGGMGTVYLARRPDSDGRVAVKTIHPHLAADAAFRERFRDEAVLAGRVASFCTARILAHGEEEGLPYIVSEYVGGMSLQQRIGRGGPLPSAEAHGVAVSVVSALAAIHAAGLVHRDLKPANVMLTLSGCRVIDFGIARAHDGRADDARGARTSTGTVLGTPGWMAPEVLAGESAGPAADVFTWGCLIAYAGTGRMPFGEGSPAEVARRVMSAEPDLTGLPATLLPAVRAALARRPGDRPAAPDLLLALVGQTEPPVAAKGRDRRKPAVPASRPAALQEAAPSRRPAADPDEGPDTAAFTVITHVGARSTTRARLLAAAGAAAMAVLTGGLLMGLGGREGEATPAQPVSSTPSAPAPGTTAPHPAPRNAVPGGPRPAEHVPAQQRRRSQKGKGQGTDAGKGKNAGDKGGSGKGKGR; encoded by the coding sequence ATGGACGGGCAGGCCACCCAATCCCCGGCGGACGACGTACGCCCCCTGGAGGCGGACGACCCCCGGGCGGTGGGCGGATACCCGCTGCTCGGCAGGATCGGCGCGGGCGGCATGGGCACCGTCTACCTCGCCCGCCGGCCGGACTCCGACGGCCGGGTGGCGGTGAAGACCATCCATCCGCACCTGGCCGCCGACGCCGCGTTCCGCGAGCGGTTCCGCGACGAGGCGGTCCTGGCGGGCCGGGTGGCCTCGTTCTGCACGGCGCGGATCCTCGCGCACGGGGAGGAGGAGGGCCTCCCCTACATCGTGAGCGAGTACGTCGGCGGGATGTCGCTGCAGCAGCGCATCGGCCGGGGCGGCCCCCTGCCCAGCGCGGAGGCGCACGGGGTGGCCGTGAGCGTGGTGTCGGCGCTGGCCGCCATCCACGCCGCCGGGCTGGTGCACCGCGACCTCAAGCCCGCCAACGTCATGCTCACCCTCTCCGGCTGCCGCGTGATCGACTTCGGGATCGCCCGCGCGCACGACGGCCGCGCCGACGACGCCCGGGGCGCCCGCACCTCCACCGGAACGGTCCTGGGCACCCCCGGCTGGATGGCCCCGGAGGTGCTGGCCGGCGAATCCGCCGGCCCCGCCGCCGACGTCTTCACCTGGGGCTGCCTGATCGCGTACGCGGGTACCGGCCGGATGCCCTTCGGCGAGGGCTCGCCGGCCGAGGTCGCCCGCCGCGTGATGAGCGCGGAGCCCGATCTGACCGGCCTTCCCGCGACGCTGCTGCCCGCCGTCCGGGCGGCCCTGGCCAGGCGGCCCGGCGACCGGCCCGCCGCGCCGGACCTGCTGCTCGCCCTGGTCGGGCAGACCGAGCCCCCGGTCGCCGCGAAGGGCCGCGACCGCCGGAAGCCCGCCGTCCCCGCGTCCCGCCCGGCGGCGCTTCAGGAGGCGGCCCCGTCACGCCGGCCGGCGGCCGACCCGGACGAGGGCCCCGACACCGCCGCCTTCACCGTGATCACGCATGTCGGGGCGCGCTCGACCACCCGCGCCCGGCTGCTCGCCGCGGCCGGGGCCGCCGCCATGGCGGTCCTGACCGGCGGCCTGCTCATGGGGCTGGGCGGCCGGGAGGGCGAGGCGACGCCCGCGCAGCCCGTCTCGTCCACCCCGTCCGCCCCCGCGCCCGGCACCACGGCGCCGCACCCGGCGCCCCGGAACGCGGTGCCGGGCGGGCCCCGTCCCGCCGAGCACGTCCCGGCGCAGCAGCGGCGGCGATCGCAGAAGGGCAAGGGGCAGGGCACGGACGCGGGCAAGGGCAAGAACGCCGGAGACAAGGGTGGCTCGGGTAAGGGGAAGGGGCGTTGA
- a CDS encoding PP2C family protein-serine/threonine phosphatase — MLQRLVHLLPPGVRAFLRRIPVLVRIYRWLLRGKLTRERNVFVALALLAVVIGFGATVSRAWAPPSALVLTVLGGGLLLRVRGLVALLAVVAGMVFYINWHDPRDIGPGMVATLAITAVLALTLARTRQQLGVQGLRGDSMLLELRDRLVRQGEMPALPEGWDSQVVLVQAGGSSFGGDFVVSAADGDMLELALVDVSGKGTDAGTRALMLSGAFGGLLGSLQPERFLPACNTYLQRQRWDEGFVTAVHLVLNMKTGEYTVESAGHPPAVQFEAASGTWRVSAAKGVVLGVVPDLRCVPERGQLRPGDALLLYTDGLVEAPGRDLDAGIDRLLGEAERLVPQGFRKGARELVQTMAAARDDDCALVLIWRT, encoded by the coding sequence ATGCTGCAACGTCTGGTCCACCTCCTCCCGCCGGGAGTCCGCGCCTTCCTGCGCCGGATTCCCGTTCTCGTGCGGATCTACAGGTGGCTCCTGCGCGGCAAGCTGACCCGTGAACGCAACGTGTTCGTCGCCCTGGCGCTGCTGGCCGTCGTCATCGGCTTCGGCGCCACGGTCTCGCGGGCCTGGGCGCCGCCCAGCGCCCTGGTGCTCACCGTGCTCGGCGGCGGCCTGCTGCTGCGGGTGCGCGGCCTGGTGGCGCTGCTCGCCGTGGTCGCGGGCATGGTCTTCTACATCAACTGGCACGATCCCCGGGACATCGGCCCGGGGATGGTCGCCACCCTGGCGATCACCGCGGTGCTCGCGCTGACGCTGGCCCGGACCCGCCAGCAGCTCGGCGTCCAGGGGCTGCGGGGCGACTCGATGCTGCTGGAGCTGCGCGACCGGCTCGTCCGGCAGGGCGAGATGCCCGCGCTGCCGGAAGGCTGGGACTCCCAGGTCGTGCTGGTCCAGGCGGGCGGGTCGTCGTTCGGCGGCGACTTCGTCGTCTCGGCCGCCGACGGGGACATGCTGGAGCTGGCGCTGGTGGACGTGTCGGGGAAGGGCACCGACGCCGGGACGCGGGCGCTCATGCTGTCGGGGGCCTTCGGTGGCCTCCTTGGATCGCTCCAGCCCGAGCGTTTCCTGCCCGCCTGCAACACCTATCTCCAGCGCCAGCGCTGGGACGAGGGCTTCGTCACCGCCGTCCATCTGGTGCTGAACATGAAGACCGGCGAGTACACCGTGGAGTCGGCGGGGCACCCCCCGGCCGTCCAGTTCGAGGCGGCCAGCGGCACCTGGCGCGTCAGCGCCGCCAAGGGCGTGGTGCTGGGCGTGGTGCCCGACCTGCGCTGCGTCCCCGAGCGGGGCCAGCTCCGGCCCGGCGACGCGCTGCTGCTCTACACCGACGGGCTGGTGGAGGCTCCCGGCCGTGATCTCGACGCGGGGATCGACCGGTTGCTGGGCGAGGCCGAACGGCTGGTCCCGCAGGGCTTCCGCAAGGGTGCCAGGGAACTGGTCCAGACGATGGCCGCCGCCCGCGATGACGACTGCGCCCTCGTCCTGATCTGGCGTACCTGA